In Sulfitobacter albidus, the following proteins share a genomic window:
- a CDS encoding bifunctional aconitate hydratase 2/2-methylisocitrate dehydratase, whose translation MGHYTDYLSEIESRKAQGLSPKPIDAGPLTAEICEIIRDPAHADRADALNFFIYNTLPGTTEAAGVKAAFLKEIALGQIALDEITVPFAFELLSHMKGGPSVEVLLDLALGEDAAIAAQAAEVLKTQFFLYDADTDRLKAALDAGNPVAREILQSYAEAEFFTRLPLVEEEVEVVTFVAGEGDISTDLLSPGNQAHSRSDRELHGKCMISEAAQKHIEDLKLQHPGKRVMLVAEKGTMGVGSSRMSGVNNVALWTGKQASPYVPFVNIAPVVAGTNGISPIFLTTVGVTGGIGVDLKNWVRKTGEDGKPILGNDGNPVLEQRYSVETGTVLRINTKAKKLYSETGEELADLSDAFTPQKVEFMRAGGSYAIVFGKKLQTFACEALGVPLKSAFAPAREVSHEGQGLTAVEKIFNANARGTTPGRVLHAGSDVRVAVNIVGSQDTTGLMTSQELEAMAATVLSPTVDGAYQSGCHTASVWDRKAQENTPRLMAFMNKFGLVTARDPKGVYHAMTDVIHKVLNDITVDDWAIIIGGDSHTRMSKGVAFGADSGTVALALATGEASMPIPQSVKVTFTGAMAPHMDFRDVVHATQAQMLAQHGDNVFQGRIIEVHLGSLLADQAFTFTDWTAEMKAKASICISEDETLIESLEIAKSRIRTMIDKGMEIDSGMLQNLIDIADRRIGEIRAGTKPALRPDENARYAAEVVVDLSAIDEPMIADPDVANADVSKRYTHDTIRPISYYGAQKKVDLGFVGSCMVHKGDVKIVAQMLRNLEAEYGRVEFNAPLVVAAPTYNIIDELKAEGDWDVLQKYAGFEFDDTAPKQTARTEYENILYLERPGCNLCMGNQEKAAKGDTVLATSTRLFKGRVVEDADGKTGESLLASTPVVVLSAILGRTPTLEEYKVAVDGIDLTKFAPPVAAPAGARSLHF comes from the coding sequence ATGGGACATTACACCGATTACCTGTCTGAGATTGAGAGCCGCAAGGCACAGGGCCTCAGCCCCAAACCCATCGACGCAGGCCCGCTGACGGCCGAAATCTGCGAGATCATCCGCGATCCCGCCCACGCCGACCGCGCCGATGCGCTGAACTTCTTTATCTACAACACCCTGCCCGGCACGACCGAGGCGGCGGGCGTCAAGGCCGCGTTCCTCAAGGAGATCGCGCTGGGCCAGATCGCCCTTGATGAGATCACCGTCCCCTTCGCGTTCGAGTTGCTGTCGCACATGAAGGGCGGCCCGTCGGTTGAGGTGCTGCTCGATCTCGCCCTGGGCGAGGATGCCGCCATCGCCGCACAGGCCGCCGAGGTGCTGAAAACGCAGTTCTTCCTCTACGATGCCGACACCGACCGGCTGAAGGCAGCACTTGACGCGGGCAACCCGGTTGCGCGCGAGATCCTGCAAAGCTACGCCGAGGCGGAGTTTTTTACCCGCCTGCCGCTGGTCGAGGAAGAGGTCGAGGTCGTCACCTTTGTCGCGGGCGAAGGGGATATCTCCACCGATCTGCTCTCGCCGGGCAATCAGGCGCATTCCCGCTCCGACCGCGAATTGCACGGCAAATGCATGATTTCAGAGGCCGCGCAAAAGCACATCGAAGACCTCAAGCTTCAGCACCCCGGCAAGCGCGTTATGCTGGTGGCCGAAAAGGGCACGATGGGCGTGGGTTCCTCGCGCATGTCGGGCGTCAACAACGTCGCCCTCTGGACCGGCAAACAGGCGAGCCCCTACGTCCCCTTCGTCAACATCGCCCCCGTCGTGGCCGGCACCAACGGCATCTCGCCCATTTTCCTGACCACCGTGGGCGTGACCGGTGGCATCGGGGTCGATCTGAAAAACTGGGTGCGCAAAACCGGCGAGGACGGGAAACCGATCCTCGGCAACGACGGCAATCCCGTGCTTGAACAGCGCTATTCGGTGGAAACCGGCACCGTGCTGCGCATCAACACCAAGGCCAAAAAGCTCTATAGCGAGACGGGCGAAGAGCTGGCCGATCTCTCCGATGCCTTCACCCCGCAAAAGGTCGAATTCATGCGCGCGGGCGGCTCCTATGCCATCGTGTTCGGGAAAAAGCTGCAAACTTTCGCCTGCGAGGCGCTGGGTGTGCCGCTCAAATCCGCCTTCGCCCCCGCGCGTGAGGTCAGCCACGAGGGTCAGGGCCTCACCGCGGTCGAAAAGATCTTTAACGCAAACGCGCGCGGCACCACACCGGGCCGCGTCCTGCACGCAGGTTCCGACGTGCGCGTGGCCGTCAATATCGTGGGCAGCCAGGACACCACCGGCCTGATGACCTCGCAAGAGCTTGAGGCGATGGCCGCCACGGTGCTGTCGCCCACAGTCGACGGCGCGTACCAGTCGGGCTGTCACACCGCCTCGGTCTGGGACCGCAAGGCGCAGGAAAACACGCCGCGCCTGATGGCGTTTATGAACAAATTTGGCCTTGTCACCGCGCGCGATCCCAAAGGCGTCTATCACGCGATGACAGACGTTATCCACAAGGTGCTCAACGACATCACCGTGGACGATTGGGCGATCATCATCGGCGGCGACAGCCACACCCGCATGTCCAAAGGCGTGGCTTTTGGCGCCGACAGCGGCACCGTGGCGCTGGCGCTGGCAACGGGCGAGGCTTCCATGCCGATCCCGCAATCGGTCAAGGTGACGTTCACCGGTGCCATGGCCCCGCATATGGATTTCCGCGACGTGGTGCACGCCACGCAGGCGCAGATGCTGGCGCAGCACGGCGACAACGTGTTCCAGGGCCGCATCATCGAGGTGCATCTGGGCTCGCTTCTGGCCGATCAGGCCTTCACCTTTACCGACTGGACGGCCGAGATGAAGGCAAAGGCCTCGATCTGCATCTCCGAGGATGAGACGCTGATCGAAAGCCTCGAGATCGCCAAATCCCGTATCCGCACCATGATCGACAAGGGGATGGAGATCGACAGCGGCATGCTGCAAAACCTCATCGACATCGCCGACCGCCGCATCGGGGAAATCCGCGCGGGCACCAAACCCGCCCTGCGCCCGGATGAAAACGCCAGATACGCCGCCGAAGTGGTCGTGGATCTGTCGGCCATCGACGAGCCGATGATCGCGGACCCGGACGTGGCCAATGCCGATGTCTCCAAACGCTACACCCACGACACCATCCGCCCGATCTCCTACTACGGGGCGCAGAAAAAGGTCGATCTGGGCTTTGTCGGCTCCTGCATGGTGCACAAGGGCGACGTGAAGATCGTGGCCCAAATGCTGCGCAACCTTGAGGCGGAATACGGCCGCGTCGAATTCAACGCCCCGCTGGTCGTCGCCGCCCCCACCTACAACATCATCGATGAGCTGAAGGCCGAGGGCGATTGGGACGTTCTGCAGAAATACGCAGGGTTCGAATTCGACGACACCGCGCCTAAGCAGACCGCGCGCACCGAGTACGAGAATATCCTCTATCTCGAGCGTCCGGGCTGTAACCTGTGCATGGGCAATCAGG
- a CDS encoding arginyltransferase — translation MRHSLPLAPQFYVTAPQPCPYLEGRMERKLFTALQGEAAEQLNDSLSGQGFRRSQNVLYRPSCTECAACLSARIDVSKFTPSKSQRRTIKRNAGLARRATSPWATEEQYDLFRRYLDSRHSDGGMADMDVFEFAAMIEETPIRTRVIEYRDTDTDDLIGVCLTDVLGDGVSMVYSFYTPDRPSDGLGNYIILDHVEIARAAGLPYVYLGYWVPGSQKMGYKARFSGLEVYVGGDWQPMRDPDQFDAASHPLSNDPIAEQVANISLPDLSR, via the coding sequence ATGCGTCATTCGCTCCCCCTCGCCCCGCAGTTCTACGTCACGGCACCTCAGCCGTGCCCGTATCTCGAGGGACGCATGGAGCGTAAGCTGTTCACCGCCCTGCAAGGCGAAGCGGCAGAGCAACTCAACGACAGCCTGTCGGGCCAGGGGTTTCGCCGCAGCCAGAATGTGCTCTACCGCCCGTCTTGCACCGAATGTGCCGCCTGCCTGTCGGCGCGCATTGACGTTTCAAAATTCACCCCCAGCAAAAGCCAGCGGCGCACGATCAAGCGCAACGCAGGGCTGGCGCGGCGCGCGACCTCCCCCTGGGCAACCGAAGAGCAATACGACCTTTTTCGCCGCTACCTCGACAGTCGCCATTCCGACGGCGGCATGGCCGATATGGACGTCTTCGAATTCGCCGCGATGATCGAGGAAACCCCGATCCGCACCCGCGTGATCGAATACCGCGACACCGATACGGATGATCTGATCGGCGTGTGCCTTACGGATGTGCTGGGCGATGGCGTCAGCATGGTCTACAGCTTTTACACCCCCGACCGGCCCAGCGACGGGCTGGGCAATTACATCATTCTCGATCACGTCGAGATCGCCCGCGCGGCGGGCCTGCCCTATGTCTATCTGGGCTATTGGGTGCCCGGCAGCCAAAAGATGGGCTACAAGGCGCGGTTCTCCGGGCTTGAAGTATACGTCGGCGGCGACTGGCAACCGATGCGTGATCCCGATCAGTTTGACGCCGCCTCCCACCCGCTCAGCAACGATCCGATTGCCGAGCAGGTCGCGAATATCTCCCTCCCCGATCTGAGCCGTTAA
- a CDS encoding RDD family protein, producing the protein MLPDPDTQPQFYDGVPLKRFVAWVVDVVLVALLVAVVVPFTAFIGLFFLPVLYAVLSFAYRTVSIARGSATLGMRLMSIELRRHDDRPLDLPHAFFHTLGYALSWAMPLVQLAAVVTMLGSERRQSITDMVLGTVALNRRA; encoded by the coding sequence ATGTTGCCCGATCCCGATACCCAGCCGCAGTTCTACGACGGTGTGCCGCTCAAACGCTTTGTCGCGTGGGTCGTCGACGTCGTTCTCGTGGCGCTGCTTGTGGCCGTCGTGGTCCCCTTCACGGCCTTCATCGGGCTTTTCTTTCTGCCGGTGCTCTATGCTGTGCTCAGCTTTGCCTACCGCACGGTGAGCATCGCGCGCGGCTCAGCCACCCTGGGGATGCGGCTGATGTCGATCGAGTTGCGGCGCCACGATGACCGTCCGCTCGATCTGCCGCACGCGTTCTTTCACACGCTGGGCTACGCGCTGTCCTGGGCGATGCCGCTTGTGCAGCTGGCGGCGGTCGTGACGATGCTGGGATCGGAACGGCGCCAAAGCATCACCGACATGGTGCTGGGCACGGTCGCGCTGAACCGGCGCGCCTAG
- a CDS encoding DUF2852 domain-containing protein, with the protein MATTYDSYPTTTDTRGWFRKSEDWLDARGKGAWIAAMVLGFIFFWPVGLALLAYMIWSKRMFSSKSRSCRRSPSFQMSRSTGNSAFDAYKSDTLRRLEEEQENFEAFLERLREAKDKSEFDAFMEERAKRSTEDRTSEA; encoded by the coding sequence ATGGCCACGACCTATGACAGCTACCCAACCACCACCGACACCCGCGGATGGTTTCGCAAATCCGAAGACTGGCTCGACGCGCGCGGCAAGGGCGCGTGGATCGCGGCCATGGTTCTGGGCTTCATCTTCTTCTGGCCCGTGGGCCTCGCCCTTCTTGCCTATATGATCTGGAGCAAACGCATGTTTTCCTCAAAATCCCGCAGCTGCCGCCGCAGCCCCTCGTTTCAAATGAGCCGCAGCACAGGCAATTCGGCCTTTGACGCCTACAAATCCGACACCCTGCGCCGCCTCGAAGAGGAGCAGGAGAATTTCGAAGCCTTCCTCGAGCGTCTGCGCGAGGCCAAGGACAAGTCCGAATTCGACGCCTTCATGGAAGAGCGCGCCAAGCGCAGCACAGAAGACCGCACATCCGAGGCGTAA
- a CDS encoding DUF6778 family protein translates to MKHLKLAAALGLGIVLSACGAPDLVSRDAPFEVNAAAGNSGFSEAPRGLAVAAQTGHAHASGTEHLLPAALRENIAVSQINVRVPERLKVSEANRYYPLGDIVWREDPIGDRHAQVEKIFRDALATGTAAFQGEVPVILDVEVQRFHSLTEKARYTVGGVHSIKFRMVLRDAKTGEFLSEPHLVEADLDAFGGQQAVNAEARGLTQKVRISNHLAEVIRQELVKPEGYTNARLGFYQAVNKI, encoded by the coding sequence ATGAAACATCTCAAACTTGCCGCAGCCCTTGGATTGGGCATTGTGCTGAGCGCCTGTGGCGCGCCCGATCTGGTATCGCGCGACGCGCCTTTCGAGGTTAACGCCGCCGCGGGCAACTCCGGCTTCTCCGAGGCACCACGCGGTCTGGCCGTGGCGGCGCAGACGGGCCATGCCCATGCCTCCGGCACTGAACACCTGCTGCCCGCCGCCCTGCGCGAGAACATCGCCGTGTCGCAGATCAATGTGCGGGTGCCCGAGCGGCTCAAGGTCTCCGAGGCAAACCGCTACTATCCGCTGGGCGATATCGTCTGGCGCGAGGATCCCATCGGCGACCGTCACGCGCAGGTCGAAAAGATCTTCCGCGATGCGCTGGCCACCGGCACGGCGGCCTTTCAGGGCGAGGTGCCCGTCATCCTCGACGTCGAGGTGCAGCGCTTTCACTCGTTGACCGAAAAGGCGCGCTATACCGTGGGCGGCGTACATTCGATCAAGTTCCGCATGGTGCTGCGCGATGCCAAGACGGGCGAATTCCTGTCCGAGCCGCATCTGGTTGAGGCCGATCTGGATGCCTTTGGCGGCCAGCAGGCGGTCAACGCCGAGGCGCGCGGGCTGACGCAGAAGGTCCGCATCTCGAACCATCTGGCCGAGGTGATCCGGCAGGAGTTGGTCAAGCCCGAAGGCTATACCAACGCACGTCTGGGCTTCTATCAGGCCGTGAACAAGATCTGA
- a CDS encoding RSP_2647 family RNA methyltransferase: MTAPFSTSPPYPVVRLQPKANARAIRFGAPWVFANELVLDRRTRKLDPGSFAVLEDSARTPMGVVTVNPESKIIARMMDPDPNAAIDHDWIAARLRRALALRTRIYDAPFYRLIHAEGDGLPGVVIDRFGEACVIQPNAAWSDALIEVLTAALVEVTGVTTVLKNAAGRTRSLEGLDDASGVLHGDAPTEAVAVQMNGAVYMADLIEGQKTGLFYDQRPNHAFAAGLSRGGSVLDVFSHVGGFGLAALAGGATSALCVDGSAPALALAERGAQAMGRGDALTVRQGDAFEVLTAMAQEGVQFDTVICDPPAFAPAKPALEKGLRAYERVARLAAPLVAEGGVLGLCSCSHAADLAQFRTACVRGIGRSGRRGQLIHTGAAGPDHPQLPQLAETGYLKALFFHL, translated from the coding sequence ATGACAGCGCCCTTTTCCACATCCCCGCCTTATCCCGTCGTCCGCCTGCAACCCAAGGCCAACGCCCGCGCCATCCGTTTTGGCGCGCCGTGGGTCTTTGCCAACGAGCTGGTGCTGGACCGCCGCACCCGCAAGCTTGACCCCGGCAGTTTTGCCGTGCTGGAGGACAGCGCGCGCACGCCCATGGGCGTGGTGACGGTCAACCCCGAAAGCAAGATCATCGCGCGCATGATGGATCCCGATCCGAATGCCGCGATCGACCACGACTGGATCGCCGCACGCCTGCGCCGGGCGCTGGCGTTGCGCACGCGGATCTACGACGCGCCGTTCTACCGGCTGATCCACGCCGAGGGCGACGGGTTGCCCGGTGTGGTCATCGACCGCTTTGGCGAGGCTTGCGTAATCCAGCCCAACGCCGCGTGGTCTGACGCGCTGATCGAGGTGCTGACGGCGGCGCTGGTCGAGGTGACGGGGGTCACGACGGTGCTGAAAAACGCCGCCGGGCGTACCCGCAGCCTCGAAGGGCTGGATGATGCCAGCGGCGTGCTGCACGGCGACGCGCCCACGGAGGCGGTTGCGGTGCAGATGAATGGCGCGGTCTATATGGCCGATCTGATCGAGGGTCAGAAAACCGGTCTCTTCTACGACCAGCGGCCCAACCATGCGTTTGCCGCCGGCCTGTCGCGGGGCGGCTCGGTGCTGGATGTGTTCAGCCACGTGGGGGGCTTTGGCCTTGCGGCGCTTGCGGGCGGGGCCACGTCGGCGCTTTGCGTCGATGGCTCGGCGCCGGCGCTTGCGCTGGCGGAACGGGGGGCGCAGGCCATGGGCCGCGGTGATGCGCTGACCGTGCGCCAGGGCGATGCGTTCGAGGTACTGACCGCAATGGCGCAAGAGGGCGTGCAATTTGACACCGTGATCTGCGATCCCCCGGCCTTTGCCCCCGCAAAACCGGCGTTGGAAAAGGGCCTGCGCGCCTACGAACGTGTGGCGCGGCTCGCGGCGCCCTTGGTGGCCGAGGGCGGCGTGCTGGGGCTGTGCTCGTGCTCCCATGCCGCCGATCTGGCGCAGTTCCGCACGGCTTGCGTGCGCGGCATCGGGCGCAGTGGGCGGCGCGGTCAGCTGATCCATACGGGGGCGGCCGGGCCGGACCACCCGCAGCTGCCGCAACTGGCCGAGACGGGGTACCTCAAGGCGTTGTTCTTCCATCTATGA
- a CDS encoding RSP_2648 family PIN domain-containing protein — protein MKMLLDACVIYPTVMREMLLGAARAGLYTPVWSPRILEEWALAARKLGPGGEAQARGEIALVEAAFPKASVSVPEGLDARLWLPDAHDIHVLAAAVAGHADGIITMNAKDFPRGILAEEGLSRADPDAFLLRLWQAQPEVMAGVGADTLAEARRLSGDDWQMRALMKKARLPRLGKALST, from the coding sequence ATGAAGATGCTGCTGGACGCCTGCGTGATCTACCCCACGGTGATGCGCGAGATGCTTTTGGGTGCCGCGCGCGCGGGGCTTTACACGCCGGTCTGGTCGCCGCGCATCCTTGAGGAATGGGCGCTCGCCGCGCGCAAACTTGGCCCCGGCGGGGAGGCGCAGGCGCGCGGGGAGATCGCCCTGGTCGAGGCGGCCTTTCCCAAGGCAAGCGTGTCGGTGCCCGAGGGGCTGGACGCGCGGCTGTGGCTGCCGGACGCACACGACATCCACGTGCTGGCCGCCGCCGTGGCCGGTCATGCCGATGGCATCATCACGATGAACGCCAAGGATTTCCCGCGCGGGATCCTGGCCGAAGAGGGGCTGAGCCGCGCCGACCCCGATGCCTTCCTGCTGCGTCTGTGGCAGGCGCAACCGGAGGTCATGGCAGGCGTTGGCGCGGATACCTTGGCCGAGGCGCGCAGGCTCTCGGGCGACGATTGGCAGATGCGCGCGCTGATGAAAAAGGCGCGGCTGCCGCGTCTCGGTAAGGCGTTGAGCACGTGA
- a CDS encoding M48 family metalloprotease encodes MFKVLPILLAVLYGFVMYRFSVWRTGRELDEKSTELADPRLVAMSKQMAKALDLPRIKVHIYEIEPVNGLAAPDGRIFITRGFYNKFRAGEVSAEELASVIAHELGHVALGHSRRRMIDFSGQNAMRAALGMILSRFIPGVGVWIANMLTSMLAAKLSRADEYEADAYAAALLTKAGIGIAPQISLFEKLDALTNAGGGRPPAWLMSHPRTEDRVKALTTLQSKWDAKPKV; translated from the coding sequence ATGTTCAAGGTTTTGCCCATCCTGCTCGCCGTGCTCTACGGCTTTGTCATGTACCGGTTTTCGGTCTGGCGCACGGGGCGTGAGCTGGACGAGAAATCGACCGAGCTGGCCGATCCGCGCCTTGTCGCGATGAGCAAGCAGATGGCCAAGGCACTCGATCTGCCGCGCATCAAGGTCCATATCTACGAGATCGAGCCGGTGAATGGCCTCGCCGCCCCCGATGGGCGGATCTTCATCACGCGCGGCTTCTACAACAAATTCCGCGCGGGCGAGGTTTCGGCGGAAGAGCTGGCAAGCGTGATCGCCCACGAGCTGGGCCATGTGGCCCTTGGCCATTCACGCCGCCGGATGATCGATTTTTCGGGGCAAAACGCCATGCGCGCGGCCCTTGGCATGATCCTCAGCCGCTTCATCCCCGGTGTGGGCGTCTGGATCGCGAATATGCTGACCTCGATGCTGGCGGCGAAACTGTCGCGCGCCGATGAATACGAGGCCGATGCCTACGCCGCCGCCCTGCTGACCAAGGCGGGCATCGGCATCGCGCCGCAAATCTCGCTGTTTGAGAAACTTGACGCGCTGACGAACGCCGGCGGCGGGCGCCCGCCCGCGTGGCTGATGAGCCATCCGCGCACCGAGGATCGCGTCAAGGCGCTCACCACGCTGCAATCAAAATGGGACGCAAAGCCAAAGGTTTAG
- a CDS encoding DUF3047 domain-containing protein — protein MRIPVTAALLSLIAAAATAGPVSFSNGWQEQRLSLFNSNDYSFGSSLGLVSEGSVSIAWTRVGQGDWGTSGASWNWQVDQSVPATNLAKKGGDDRNISLYFVFVPESVAPSLEGANIRSLLGNKDVRIMQYAWGGNAARGTVIPSPYGPSGQGVTIALRPAGTGAHSESVDLAADYRRAFGGEKGALIGLAVSGDSDDTKSVIRASIGNLTLK, from the coding sequence ATGCGTATTCCCGTCACCGCCGCCCTGTTGAGCCTCATCGCCGCTGCCGCCACGGCCGGGCCGGTCAGTTTTTCAAACGGCTGGCAGGAGCAGCGATTGTCGCTGTTCAACTCCAACGATTACAGCTTTGGATCAAGCCTTGGGCTGGTGTCCGAAGGATCGGTGTCGATCGCGTGGACGCGTGTGGGGCAGGGTGATTGGGGCACTTCCGGGGCCTCGTGGAACTGGCAGGTCGACCAATCCGTGCCCGCGACCAATCTGGCGAAAAAGGGCGGGGATGATCGCAACATCTCGCTTTATTTCGTGTTCGTGCCAGAAAGCGTGGCGCCCAGCCTTGAGGGCGCGAATATCCGCAGCCTGCTGGGCAACAAGGACGTGCGCATCATGCAATACGCCTGGGGCGGCAATGCTGCGCGCGGCACGGTGATCCCGTCGCCCTACGGGCCCTCCGGGCAGGGCGTGACCATCGCGCTGCGCCCTGCGGGGACCGGCGCGCACAGCGAAAGCGTGGATCTGGCGGCAGACTACCGGCGGGCGTTTGGCGGCGAAAAGGGCGCGTTGATCGGACTGGCTGTGTCGGGCGACAGCGACGACACGAAAAGCGTCATCCGCGCTTCGATCGGCAATCTGACGTTGAAATAA
- a CDS encoding vWA domain-containing protein, with amino-acid sequence MFLPFFEQLRAHKVPVSMREFLAFLDGMSAGLATYDVDAFYYLARISMVKDERNIDKFDRAFAAAFSGLENITLDDVLEAVEIPRDWLEKMAEKHLSPEEKAEIDAMGGFDKLMETLKERLKEQEKRHQGGNKWIGTAGTSPFGAYGYNPEGVRIGQKESRHQKAVKVWDKREFRNLDDTVELGTRNIKVALKRLRRWARDGAQEELDLNGTIRSTAEQGYLDVKTRPERRNAVKVLLFLDVGGSMDPHVKVVEELFSAARSEFKHMEHFYFHNCLYEGVWRDNRRRWDAQTPTHEILRTYGPDYRCIFVGDASMSPYEIAYPGGANEHWNPEAGSTWLARARDQWQSNLWINPIPEKYWPYTQSIAMVQEIFGADAMVPMTLDGLSRGMKTLTR; translated from the coding sequence ATGTTTCTGCCGTTCTTCGAGCAGCTGCGCGCCCATAAGGTCCCCGTGTCGATGCGCGAATTTCTGGCGTTTCTCGACGGGATGTCGGCGGGTCTGGCGACCTACGACGTCGATGCGTTCTACTACCTCGCGCGCATCTCGATGGTGAAGGACGAGCGCAACATCGACAAGTTCGACCGGGCCTTTGCCGCCGCCTTTTCCGGCCTTGAAAACATTACCTTGGACGACGTTCTTGAAGCGGTCGAGATTCCGCGCGACTGGCTTGAGAAGATGGCCGAAAAGCACCTGAGCCCCGAGGAAAAGGCCGAGATCGACGCCATGGGCGGCTTTGATAAGCTGATGGAGACGCTCAAAGAGCGGCTCAAGGAGCAGGAAAAGCGCCACCAGGGCGGCAACAAATGGATCGGCACGGCGGGCACCTCGCCCTTTGGCGCCTACGGCTACAACCCCGAGGGCGTGCGCATCGGTCAAAAGGAATCCCGCCACCAGAAAGCGGTCAAGGTCTGGGACAAGCGCGAATTCCGCAACCTCGACGACACGGTCGAGCTGGGCACGCGCAACATCAAGGTCGCGCTCAAACGCCTGCGCCGCTGGGCGCGCGACGGCGCGCAGGAGGAGCTGGACCTGAACGGCACCATCCGCTCCACCGCCGAGCAAGGGTATCTGGACGTCAAAACCCGCCCCGAGCGGCGCAATGCCGTGAAGGTGCTGCTGTTTCTCGACGTTGGTGGCTCAATGGATCCGCATGTGAAGGTAGTCGAGGAGCTTTTTTCCGCCGCCCGCTCGGAATTCAAGCATATGGAGCATTTTTACTTCCACAATTGCCTCTACGAAGGGGTTTGGCGCGACAATCGCCGACGCTGGGACGCGCAGACGCCCACGCACGAAATCCTGCGCACATACGGGCCGGACTACCGCTGCATCTTTGTGGGTGATGCGTCGATGTCGCCTTACGAGATCGCCTATCCCGGCGGCGCGAACGAGCATTGGAACCCCGAGGCCGGATCGACGTGGCTCGCCCGCGCGCGCGACCAGTGGCAGTCCAACCTCTGGATCAATCCCATCCCCGAGAAATACTGGCCCTACACCCAATCCATCGCGATGGTGCAGGAAATCTTTGGCGCCGACGCGATGGTGCCGATGACCCTCGACGGGCTGTCGCGCGGGATGAAAACGCTCACCCGTTAG
- a CDS encoding apolipoprotein acyltransferase has product MIVIGMALLGAIIGGMTARKRGGNRKDIAQYVAGYMIAFLILGLFATIFIDRMAR; this is encoded by the coding sequence ATGATCGTAATCGGCATGGCGCTACTGGGGGCCATCATCGGCGGGATGACCGCGCGTAAACGTGGCGGCAACCGCAAGGACATCGCGCAATACGTGGCGGGCTACATGATTGCCTTCCTGATCCTCGGCCTCTTTGCCACGATCTTTATCGACCGGATGGCGCGCTGA